From a single Paraburkholderia youngii genomic region:
- a CDS encoding SDR family NAD(P)-dependent oxidoreductase, producing the protein MSYATYPSLADKTIVVTGGGSGIGAAIVEAFAQQGARVFFLDVAEHDSLALQETLRHAKHQPLFRRCDLKNVDAIESTFAAIVEAAGPIDVLVNNAGNDDRHEIGDLTASYWDDRIAVNLRHQFFCAQAAANGMRRAGRGVILNLGSVSWHLALPNLAIYMTAKAGIEGLTRGLARDLGGAGIRVNCIIPGAVKTPRQMQLWQSAESEAKVVASQCLQLRIEPEHVARMALFLASDDASRCSGRDYFVDAGWYGE; encoded by the coding sequence ATGTCGTACGCAACCTATCCAAGCCTGGCGGACAAAACCATCGTCGTAACCGGCGGCGGCAGCGGGATCGGCGCCGCGATCGTCGAGGCCTTCGCGCAGCAAGGCGCGCGCGTGTTCTTCCTCGACGTCGCCGAGCACGATTCGCTCGCGCTGCAGGAAACGCTTCGCCACGCGAAGCATCAACCGCTGTTCCGCCGCTGCGACCTGAAAAATGTCGATGCAATCGAAAGCACGTTTGCGGCCATCGTCGAAGCGGCAGGTCCGATCGATGTGCTCGTCAACAACGCCGGCAATGACGACCGGCACGAAATCGGCGATCTCACCGCGAGCTACTGGGACGACCGTATCGCGGTGAATCTGCGCCACCAGTTCTTCTGCGCGCAAGCCGCCGCGAACGGCATGCGTCGCGCGGGGCGCGGCGTGATCCTGAATCTGGGCTCGGTGTCGTGGCATCTCGCGCTGCCGAACCTCGCGATCTATATGACGGCCAAGGCCGGCATCGAAGGGCTCACGCGGGGTCTCGCGCGCGATCTAGGCGGCGCGGGCATCCGCGTGAACTGCATCATTCCGGGTGCGGTGAAGACGCCGCGGCAAATGCAGTTGTGGCAATCGGCGGAGAGCGAAGCGAAGGTCGTCGCGAGTCAGTGTCTGCAACTGCGCATCGAGCCCGAGCACGTCGCGCGCATGGCGTTGTTCCTCGCGTCCGACGACGCGTCGCGCTGCTCCGGTCGTGATTACTTCGTCGACGCAGGGTGGTACGGAGAATGA
- a CDS encoding SMP-30/gluconolactonase/LRE family protein — translation MSMPVPVCVWAVGAELAEGPLWQAAENAVYFVDIKGRRIHRLSVATGEQRTWQAPDQPGFLAPLANGTFVCGLPGGLHRFDPASGEFSKLADVEPHLPGNRLNDGFVDAQGRLWFGSMDDAEQAPSGTLYRVSERGAVIAQDDDYVITNGPAMSPDGRTLYHNDTMRRVVYAFDVAADGTLSGKRIFAAISGDGHPDGMAVDADGFVWIALFGGWRIERYSPAGELVDQVPLPCANVTKLAFGGDDLQTVYVTTAWKGLTAVERQHQPQAGGLFSFRALVAGQVHARCTVGFER, via the coding sequence ATGAGCATGCCGGTACCTGTGTGCGTATGGGCGGTCGGCGCCGAACTGGCTGAAGGGCCGCTGTGGCAGGCCGCCGAGAACGCCGTGTATTTCGTCGATATCAAGGGGCGCCGGATTCATCGGCTGTCCGTCGCGACCGGCGAGCAGCGGACGTGGCAGGCGCCCGACCAGCCCGGTTTTCTGGCGCCGCTCGCTAACGGCACGTTCGTGTGCGGGCTGCCAGGCGGCCTGCATCGCTTCGATCCGGCGAGCGGGGAGTTCAGCAAACTCGCCGACGTCGAACCGCATCTGCCGGGCAACCGCCTGAACGACGGTTTCGTCGATGCCCAGGGGCGCTTGTGGTTCGGCTCTATGGACGATGCCGAACAGGCGCCGAGCGGCACGCTGTATCGCGTGAGCGAGCGAGGCGCGGTGATCGCGCAGGACGATGACTACGTGATCACGAACGGCCCGGCGATGAGCCCGGACGGCCGCACGCTGTATCACAACGACACGATGCGGCGCGTGGTCTATGCGTTCGACGTCGCCGCGGACGGCACGCTGTCGGGCAAGCGCATCTTCGCCGCGATCTCGGGCGACGGCCATCCCGACGGCATGGCCGTCGATGCCGACGGCTTCGTGTGGATCGCGCTGTTCGGCGGCTGGCGGATCGAGCGTTACTCACCGGCGGGCGAACTGGTCGATCAGGTGCCGTTGCCGTGCGCGAACGTGACGAAGCTCGCGTTCGGCGGCGACGATCTGCAAACCGTCTATGTGACGACCGCATGGAAGGGGCTGACTGCCGTCGAGCGCCAGCATCAGCCGCAGGCGGGCGGGCTGTTCTCGTTCCGAGCACTAGTGGCGGGACAGGTTCATGCTCGCTGCACGGTGGGCTTCGAGCGTTAA
- a CDS encoding LacI family DNA-binding transcriptional regulator — protein MSDVAERAGVSKMTVSRVLAGRNVSQATRERVQKVIDELGYVADAAAGALSSGRSEFVAVLVPSLSSSNFSDTVRGLNAALNPHGLQLLLGDTDYLLEQEELLVRSMLRHQPRCVALTGGRHTDATRMLLQRAGIPVVEMWDLPSDPIDTVVGFSNSAAARAMVRHLHERGYRRIGFIAGASERDRRGHDRMRGYVAEVKALGLGEPRVIRLGDSPITMSHGAPAISALLDTWPDTEAVMCVSDMSAFGAIMECHRRGLSVPGDIAVAGFGNFEVSWCCQPTITTVSVDAYGIGLRAGETLLAALADREAGGVHRRKAVKIDFAVIARDSA, from the coding sequence ATGTCCGATGTTGCCGAACGTGCGGGCGTCTCGAAGATGACCGTGTCGCGCGTGCTCGCGGGCCGCAACGTGTCGCAAGCGACCCGCGAACGCGTGCAAAAGGTCATCGACGAACTCGGTTACGTCGCCGATGCGGCGGCGGGCGCGCTGTCGTCGGGACGCTCGGAGTTCGTCGCGGTGCTGGTGCCGTCGCTGTCCAGCTCGAACTTCTCCGACACCGTGCGCGGCCTGAATGCCGCACTGAATCCGCATGGTCTGCAACTGCTGCTCGGCGATACGGACTACCTGCTGGAACAGGAAGAACTGCTGGTGCGCTCGATGCTGCGCCACCAGCCGCGCTGCGTCGCTTTGACGGGCGGCCGGCACACCGACGCGACGCGCATGCTGTTGCAGCGCGCCGGTATCCCGGTCGTCGAAATGTGGGATTTGCCCAGCGATCCGATCGATACGGTCGTCGGCTTTTCGAACTCGGCGGCGGCGCGCGCGATGGTCCGCCATCTGCACGAGCGCGGTTATCGCCGGATCGGCTTTATCGCGGGCGCCAGCGAGCGCGACCGGCGCGGGCACGACCGGATGCGCGGCTACGTCGCCGAAGTCAAGGCGCTGGGACTCGGCGAGCCGCGCGTGATCCGGCTTGGCGATTCGCCGATCACGATGAGCCACGGCGCGCCGGCGATCAGCGCGTTGCTGGACACGTGGCCCGATACCGAGGCCGTGATGTGCGTGAGCGACATGTCGGCGTTCGGCGCGATCATGGAGTGCCATCGGCGCGGGCTGTCGGTGCCGGGCGACATCGCGGTTGCCGGTTTCGGCAACTTCGAGGTGTCGTGGTGCTGTCAGCCGACCATCACGACGGTATCGGTCGATGCGTACGGCATCGGCCTGCGCGCCGGCGAGACGCTGCTCGCGGCGCTCGCTGACCGCGAAGCCGGCGGCGTGCATCGCAGGAAAGCGGTGAAGATCGATTTCGCGGTGATTGCGCGCGATAGCGCGTAA